TAACAGCGGGGAACCATCCGCAAATTTCTCGCCCACGGATGGCTCCGTCGTACGGCGACAAAGGCCAAGCCAGGCCAAACCAATCATCGGGATTGGTGATGAATCAGCATGCGAAGGCGGAAAATCGTACCCCGGCCCTGAATGCTTTCCACTTCTAAACTGGCTCCTATCTGTTCGCACAGCCGTTTGACGATGTGCAAACCCACCCCATCACTCCGGGTGGGTGATACCCTGGGCGGAATGGTATGATCCTGATCGGGATAAACCGGCGTGGGACGCCCTTCTTCCGGAGAAAGTACGCTGGTTGGTTCCACGGTGGGCTTGAGCTGCTGGTGAAACAACTCGATCAGGCCCGCCGGTAAACCCGGCCCCGAATCCTGGACACTAAATCCCCACCGCCAATCATTTTCCGCCGACCAGGTAACCGATACAATGCCCGAATGGGTATACTGCAGGGCATTCACGACCAGGTTCTGCGCGATCCGGTAGATTTTTACCCGGTCGGTTTCGACCTGTAAAGAAGGTGGCCCGTCGGCCCGTAAGATCAAGCCCCGCTCAATGGCCAGCGGCTGAGCACCCGTAACCAACTCCTGGAGCAATGCTGCCGCATCAAAGGCTTCGTTCTGAAGAGGGTCCAAACCGGCCTCCAGACGGGCCAGGTCCATTAGCTGACCCAGCATCGACTGAACATTGCCCAGATTGCGGTTTAACATTTCCTGGTACTGAAGCCGTTCTTCATCACTAATCGTTTCCAGGTTGATGAGCTGGGCCGCCCCCCGAATGATGCTCAATCCTCCGCGCAGATCGTGGGAGGACGTGCGCAAAAGATCGCCCCGGTGCCGGGAAAGCGCATTCATATGCTCCAAAGCATGCTGAAGGCTGGTTGCCCGGCTGGTGGCTTCCAGCCGTTGCAGTTCATCGTATTTGCTGATGCTTCCCAGAATAATCGTTCGCAACTGTTGATTGATCTGAACCTGAGCTTGCAGGACCCATTTGGTGTCCTGTTCGGGGTAGAGCTGGCCATACAGCAGCAATTCCTGTTCA
This Larkinella insperata DNA region includes the following protein-coding sequences:
- a CDS encoding sensor histidine kinase — encoded protein: MLDLTGPIMATPSADQHPIQALVAFLFSRREPLLNNWRTACEADPELPQIEILTREEFNNLMPLMLDIMEKQLLGQPPTDELMMAALSHGLHRWQKANGLAALIRELNHLAAMIEQELLLYGQLYPEQDTKWVLQAQVQINQQLRTIILGSISKYDELQRLEATSRATSLQHALEHMNALSRHRGDLLRTSSHDLRGGLSIIRGAAQLINLETISDEERLQYQEMLNRNLGNVQSMLGQLMDLARLEAGLDPLQNEAFDAAALLQELVTGAQPLAIERGLILRADGPPSLQVETDRVKIYRIAQNLVVNALQYTHSGIVSVTWSAENDWRWGFSVQDSGPGLPAGLIELFHQQLKPTVEPTSVLSPEEGRPTPVYPDQDHTIPPRVSPTRSDGVGLHIVKRLCEQIGASLEVESIQGRGTIFRLRMLIHHQSR